In the Wyeomyia smithii strain HCP4-BCI-WySm-NY-G18 chromosome 2, ASM2978416v1, whole genome shotgun sequence genome, one interval contains:
- the LOC129725217 gene encoding hydroxyacyl-coenzyme A dehydrogenase, mitochondrial-like, with the protein MSVIRVFTRNMATAAKINNVVVIGGGLMGSGIAQVAAATGHNVTLVEVSDQLVNKAVAGIKKSLERVAKKQYKDDASKGQEYIEGTLSKLKGSSKLEESIENTDLVIEAIVEKINIKHELFGKIDSIAPKSAIFASNTSSLSIGEIGSITKREDRFGGLHFFNPVPMMKLLEVIRTDKTSEETYQQLMEFGKRMGKTCITCKDTPGFVVNRLLVPYMAEAVRLLERGDASARDIDTAMKLGAGYPMGPLELSDYVGLDTTNNILQGWHKQFPDNPLFTPPKILEKLIAEGKFGIKTGEGFYSYKK; encoded by the exons TTCGCGTGTTCACTCGTAACATGGCCACTGCGGCCAAGATTAATAACGTGGTAGTTATTGGTGGTGGTTTAATGGGTTCCGGAATTGCACAG GTTGCAGCAGCTACAGGCCACAACGTTACTTTGGTGGAAGTTTCTGATCAACTAGTGAACAAGGCAGTAGCTGGAATCAAAAAAAGCTTAGAGCGGGTGGCCAAAAAACAATACAAAGacgatgcttcgaaaggtcaaGAATATATTGAGGGGACATTAAGCAAATTAAAGGGATCCTCGAAGTTAGAAGAATCGATCGAAAATACTGATCTTGTTATTGAAGCTATAGTTGAAAAAATTAATATCAAACATGAGCTGTTTGGTAAAATTGATTCGATTGCCCCGAAAAGTGCGATTTTTGCCAGTAACACGTCATCTTTATCAATTGGTGAAATTGGGTCCATCACGAAACGCGAAGATCGATTTGGAGGTCTACATTTTTTTAATCCAGTGCCCATGATGAAACTTCTTGAGGTTATCCGTACTGATAAAACATCTGAAGAAACGTACCAACAGCTAATGGAGTTTGGAAAACGAATGGGTAAAACTTGCATCACTTGCAAAGATACTCCTGGTTTCGTAGTAAATCGCCTGCTGGTACCTTATATGGCAGAAGCTGTTCGCCTTCTAGAGCGGGGCGATGCGAGTGCCAGAGATATTGACACAGCGATGAAACTGGGTGCTGGTTATCCCATGGGACCATTGGAATTAAGCGACTACGTTGGATTGGATACGACCAATAATATTCTGCAAGGATGGCATAAACAATTTCCAGATAATCCTTTGTTTACACCACCCAAGATATTGGAAAAACTAATTGCTGAAGGCAAATTTGGAATCAAAACCGGCGAAGGTTTTTATTCATACAAGAAATAA